The Candidatus Palauibacter scopulicola genomic sequence CGAGGGGGGCGAGACGAAGCTCGACAACCTGATCCTCCTGTGCCGGTTCCATCACAGGGCCGTGCACGAGGGCGGCTGGCGGGTGGAGATGGGGCAGGCGGGCGCGGCGCGCTTCCGGGACCCGCAGGGCCGCGTGGTACCGGCGGTGCCCCCGGTCCGCGAGGACGTCAGGGCGCCCCGAACCGCCGACGCGGGGCTCCGGAACTGGCACGGGCAGGAGGGGATCGACCCCTGGACCGCGACGAGCCTCTGGCAGGGCGATCCGCTGGACCTCGACTGGGCGCTCTTCGTCCTCTGGGCGCAGTACGACGAGACCCCGCTGAGAGCAGCCTGAGGGTCGGCAACATCCCTGGCCTCTGCACCTAGCGGCCGGGGCCGAGGAGGACGGCGTTCATGAACAGGAGTTGGGTCGCCTCGGTGTAGGCGCGGTAGTTCGGGTCTTCGGCGAAGGCGACGAGCTGGCCGCGGCCGACGGGTTGGTGGATGAGGAAGGCCTTGTTCGCGAGTTGGGGGCGCGACTCCTCCCACACGATTCCGCTCAGGACGAGGTCATCGAGGGCGGCGTAGCGCCCCACGTTCGTGCCCTCGTCGAGCGTGATCGGCCGGAAGACGCGGGAGCCTGAGACGAGGACGCCGATCTCGCCGTCGGTGCCGGCGGCGAGCCAGTGCTCCGTGTCGAGCAGCGTGCGCAGGATCGCGCCGGGCACGCCCTCCGGGGATTCGTCCGCCGGCGAGATTGCGTCGAGGTATTCGATGGGCTGTTCGGGGGTGCCGGGCTCCGGCGGGTCGTCGCCCTCGGCGCGGCCGCCCCGGCGCTCCGCTTCGGTGGCGAGGAGTCCCGCCCGCGCGGCCCAGCGCGAGGACTCGGCCATCGTGATGACCGTGCCGCCGTCGCGCATCCACGCCCGGAGGCGGTCCCGCAGGCCATCGCCCACCGCGCCGCTGTAGTTGCCGCTCGGGAAGACGATGACGTCGTAGTCCGCCAGCCGCGCCTGGCCCAGGCTGGATGCCCGCACGGCCGTCGCGCGCTGGCCGTAGCGCCGCTCGAGGACGTAGTGCGTCCAGCCGACGGAGTAGCTCCCGCCCGGGGAGTCGTAGACGAGGAGCACGCGCGGCTCGCGCAGCGCCCGGACGCGGCTGCTGCCGAGCGACATGCCCTCGCGCACGTACGCGTCGTCGATGGGGACGACCTCGGCGCGGTGCCGGGCGGCGATGCCGGCCAGGCGCTGGCGCAGATCGGGACCGTTCTCGGCTGCCCGGAGGATGGCGGTGCCGACGCCGAAGCGGCGGCCGTCCAGCGTGAACTCCGCACCGGCGGCGCGGACGCGGAGGCCCTCGCGCAGCGCCTCGGCGACCGCCGCGGCCCCGTTCGTGCCCCACGGGACCAGGTACCCGACGAGCGCCTCGGGCAGCGGGCCCGCGGGCTCGATCCCGCCGTCGCCTCCGCCCGCGTCGCCGGCCACCTCCGGCCGCGCGGCCGCGTCGCTCGCGGTCAACGCCGCGCCGCGCGCGCCCGTCGCCGCGGTCTCGATCGCCTCCACGTCCCACAGCAGCGGCTGGCTCCACGCCGTCAGGTCGTAGATCTCGTCCGGCTGCCGGTTCGCGCGCCGCTCGATCTGCCGCTGCACGAACTCCTCCTCCATCGGCACGTGCGCGTCGAGCAGGTTGTGGATGAAGCGGTGCGCGGGCTGGTCCAGCGGCACGATGTAGCTCGAACCCGCCGGCAGCGTCCGGTCGCCCGCCGTCACCGCACCGGAGGCGCGGAAGACCTCGATCCCGTTCTCGACGAGCATGAGGGCGAGCCGCTCCGCCATCCCCGGGTCGTGGGCCGAATGCAGCACGATCTCGGCCGGCCCCCGCTCGCCGAGCGCGACCCCCTCGCGCAGGTACGCCAGGTAGTCCCGCAGGATCCGGTCCCGGTTCCGCGCCGCCGTGAGCGCGGTCTCGATCCCCGCCGTGAAGTGGTGCAGCACGCCATCGCCGTACGTGAGCAGGTCGTCGTCCGACTGCCGAAGCCTCAGACCCCCCGCGCTCGCCTGCTCGTACGTCATCCCCAGCGCGCCGTAGCCCATCGGCCACATGTCGACGTAGCCCGGATAGAAGAGGTCGTACACCTCCCGGTTGAAGTACGCGAACCCGCGTTCGTCGAAGCGCGCCGCGATCGCCTCCCCGATCACATCCATGAGCGCGACCTGCCGCTCCCCGAACCAGGGGTTGGAGGGCGGCGCCGTCGGCGGGAAGAAGTAGGTCGCGTCCCCGCCCATCTCGTGCAGGTCCGCCACGATGTGGGGCCGGAACTCGAGGAGAACGTCCACCTTCCCGCGCGTCTCGATCTGGCTCTGGATGAAGAGGTCCCGGTTGAGGTCGAACAGGTAGTGGTTCCCGCGGCCGCCGGGCCACGGCGGATCGTGCT encodes the following:
- a CDS encoding M14 family zinc carboxypeptidase translates to MLSTLALAALMQAPAQAQELAPGTRYDPDIPTLEEVAGHGFRDVVTPPADVIRYIEALAAAAPERTHLIRYAESWEGRPLVVLVIGSAERMARLDEVKAGIARLADPRGLSDEEAEALLAELPVVTALMHSIHGDEISPSGAAMAEAYHLLAATGDPDVDLILSESLVLIDPLENPDGRNRFVYQNSVAQARWPEEARVSAEHDPPWPGGRGNHYLFDLNRDLFIQSQIETRGKVDVLLEFRPHIVADLHEMGGDATYFFPPTAPPSNPWFGERQVALMDVIGEAIAARFDERGFAYFNREVYDLFYPGYVDMWPMGYGALGMTYEQASAGGLRLRQSDDDLLTYGDGVLHHFTAGIETALTAARNRDRILRDYLAYLREGVALGERGPAEIVLHSAHDPGMAERLALMLVENGIEVFRASGAVTAGDRTLPAGSSYIVPLDQPAHRFIHNLLDAHVPMEEEFVQRQIERRANRQPDEIYDLTAWSQPLLWDVEAIETAATGARGAALTASDAAARPEVAGDAGGGDGGIEPAGPLPEALVGYLVPWGTNGAAAVAEALREGLRVRAAGAEFTLDGRRFGVGTAILRAAENGPDLRQRLAGIAARHRAEVVPIDDAYVREGMSLGSSRVRALREPRVLLVYDSPGGSYSVGWTHYVLERRYGQRATAVRASSLGQARLADYDVIVFPSGNYSGAVGDGLRDRLRAWMRDGGTVITMAESSRWAARAGLLATEAERRGGRAEGDDPPEPGTPEQPIEYLDAISPADESPEGVPGAILRTLLDTEHWLAAGTDGEIGVLVSGSRVFRPITLDEGTNVGRYAALDDLVLSGIVWEESRPQLANKAFLIHQPVGRGQLVAFAEDPNYRAYTEATQLLFMNAVLLGPGR